A genomic window from Diospyros lotus cultivar Yz01 chromosome 2, ASM1463336v1, whole genome shotgun sequence includes:
- the LOC127795078 gene encoding wings apart-like protein 2 — protein sequence MIVRTYGRRNRSLARGHSSSGGCDDVASDVFGDSLSEEAPQDIYSFGFSSQDSSHWSFDSEPYGPSSSQDRRELPFLPPRKHDFGGDFEDGDGAYRKPKKGRNGKGGLDVSKKVKSKGGKSVSVSVTATLMETQEFGEMMEHVDEVNFALDGLRKGQPVRIRRASLLSLLSICGAAQQRRLLRSHGMAKTIIDAVLGLTFEDSPSNLAAAALFYVLTSEGQDDHVLDSSSSIRFLIKLLKPLTSNINKEKASTISSKLLAFRKDDVVQDMNKGIDSTSAAIMTKVQEILVNFKDMKSGDITEDAPRRPELTPKWIALLTMEKACLSTISLEDTSGTVRKTGGNFKEKLRELGGLDAVFGVIRSCHSVVEKWLQQSSFLIQESKEGVNLESLVLLLKCLKIMENATFLSKDNQDHLLQMKGSFDHQGTPRSFTKVIISVIKILSGLSLSKSSSGNLEDEKFCHVSNGTDHASDLPSSTGHTVDRDGIISISSSVRCQSTEGTSSLKSFSISQNSQWLSAASRSAISKSTSENSSAAASDTCLLKMRVNSSASSSSSGVPRNSCSGTPGNGNVSTLNSGLGKMLRVVEEPNIEFLEDSQDPFAFHEDEFEPSKWDLLSGRKRISRHRGARYEEHEDGYQSKSILSQEESSNLGNQHSDAPCSSSLDEEKSNLLSDCLLTAVKVLMNLTNDNPVGCQQIAACGGLETLSSLIAGHFPSFNSSSPPISQTRLDSSPSKSSLEVDHQNENHLSDQELDFLVSILGLLVNLVEKDSDNRSRLAAANVSLPSLEGLEEGRIQDVIPLLCSIFLANQGAVDATGEGKVLSWDDEAALLQGEKEAEKMIIEAYAALLLAFLSTESKTIRGAIAQCLPDHSLAILVPVLERFVEFHLTLNMISPETHKTVLEVIESCRMA from the exons ATGATCGTTAGAACGTACGGTCGTCGGAATCGGAGCTTAGCAAGAGGCCATTCGAGTTCCGGCGGCTGCGACGACGTCGCATCGGACGTCTTCGGAGACTCTCTGTCCGAAGAAGCCCCTCAAGATATCTACAGTTTCGGGTTTTCGTCCCAAGATTCGTCTCACTGGTCCTTCGATTCGGAGCCCTACGGCCCAAGTTCGTCCCAAGATCGGCGTGAATTGCCGTTTCTTCCCCCAAGGAAGCACGATTTCGGCGGCGATTTCGAGGACGGAGATGGGGCTTATCGGAAACCTAAGAAGGGCAGGAACGGGAAGGGGGGGTTAGATGTGTCCAAGAAGGTGAAATCAAAAGGGGGGAAATCGGTGTCGGTGTCGGTGACGGCGACGTTAATGGAGACTCAGGAGTTTGGGGAGATGATGGAGCACGTGGATGAGGTGAATTTTGCGTTGGATGGGTTGAGGAAAGGTCAGCCGGTTCGGATTCGACGGGCTAGTTTGTTGTCTTTGTTGTCGATTTGTGGTGCGGCGCAGCAGCGGCGGCTTCTAAGAAGTCATGG GATGGCAAAAACAATTATAGATGCTGTTTTGGGACTTACATTTGAAGATTCACCTAGTAATTTGGCTGCTGCGGCTCTCTTTTATGTTTTGACTAGTGAG GGTCAAGATGATCATGTTTTGGATTCTTCAAGTTCCATCCGCTTTCTAATTAAATTGTTGAAACCACTCACCTCTAATATCAATAAAGAGAAGGCATCAACTATCAGCTCTAAGCTTCTAGCATTTCGTAAGGATGATGTTGTACAAGATATGAATAAAGGAATAGATTCCACCTCAGCTGCAATTATGACCAAAGTTCAGGAAATTCTTGTGAATTTTAAGGACATGAAGTCAGGTGATATAACTGAAGATGCACCCAGGAGGCCAGAGTTGACCCCAAAGTGGATAGCTTTGTTGACGATGGAGAAAGCTTGCTTATCTACCATTTCTCTTGAAG ACACCTCTGGTACTGTAAGGAAGACAGGAGGCAACTTCAAGGAAAAGTTACGGGAGCTTGGAGGTCTTGATGCAGTTTTTGGCGTCATCCGGAGTTGTCATTCCGTTGTGGAG AAATGGTTGCAACAAAGTTCCTTCTTAATTCAGGAGTCAAAAGAGGgtgtgaatctagaaagtctgGTGCTGTtattaaaatgtttgaaaatcaTGGAAAATGCTACATTCCTTAGTAAGGACAATCAG GATCATTTACTCCAAATGAAAGGGAGCTTTGATCATCAGGGTACTCCCCGTTCATTCACAAAAGTCATTATAAGTGTCATCAAGATTCTCTCAG GTCTATCTTTATCTAAAAGTTCTTCAGGTAATTTGGAGGATGAAAAGTTTTGTCATGTTTCTAATGGGACTGATCATGCCTCTGACTTGCCTTCATCAACTGGCCATACAG TGGACAGAGATGGGATTATATCCATCAGTTCGTCCGTTAGGTGCCAGAGTACAGAGGGGACCTCTTCTCTGAAGAGCTTCAGCATATCCCAGAATAGTCAATGGTTGTCTGCTGCCAGCCGTTCAGCAATTTCTAAGTCAACTTCTGAAAATTCCTCTGCAGCTGCATCTGATACTTGCCTTTTGAAGATGAGAGTCAATTCTTCTGCTTCAAGCTCAAGTAGTGGAGTGCCAAGGAATTCATGCAGTGGAACACCTGGCAATGGCAATGTTTCAACATTGAACTCTGGCCTTGGAAAGATGTTGAGAGTTGTTGAAGAACCCAACATTGAATTTCTTGAAGACAGTCAGGATCCTTTTGCATTTCATGAAGATGAATTTGAGCCCTCCAAGTGGGACTTGCTATCTGGGAGAAAGAGAATTTCTAGGCACAGAGGTGCAAGATATGAAGAACATGAAGATGGGTATCAATCTAAGTCGATTCTGAGCCAAGAAGAGTCAAGTAATTTGGGAAATCAGCATTCTGATGCCCCTTGTTCATCCTCTCTTGATGAAGAAAAATCCAATCTTCTATCAGACTGTCTGCTTACAGCTGTTAAG GTACTTATGAACTTAACAAATGATAACCCTGTGGGCTGTCAGCAAATTGCTGCCTGCGGAGGACTGGAGACCTTGTCTTCTTTGATTGCTGGCCACTTTCCATCATTCAATTCCTCTTCACCTCCAATCAGCCAGACGAGACTGGATTCCTCACCATCCAAGTCAAGCCTTGAGGTTGAccatcaaaatgaaaatcatcTGTCTGATCAAGAATTAGATTTTCTTGTTTCTATTCTGGGCTTGCTTGTCAACCTGGTAGAGAAAGATAGTGACAATAG ATCTCGGCTTGCAGCAGCAAATGTCTCATTGCCTAGTTTGGAAGGGCTAGAGGAGGGGAGGATTCAAGATGTTATTCCATTATTATGCTCCATCTTTTTGGCGAACCAAGGGGCAGTTGATGCAACTGGAGAGGGAAAGGTCCTCTCCTGG GACGATGAGGCAGCTTTATTGCAGGGAGAGAAAGAAGCTGAGAAGATGATTATAGAAGCTTATGCGGCTCTTCTTCTTGCATTCCTTTCAACCGAAAG CAAGACCATACGTGGTGCAATCGCCCAATGTCTCCCGGATCACAGCCTGGCAATTCTTGTTCCTGTGTTGGAAAGATTTGTG GAATTTCATCTGACACTGAACATGATCTCGCCGGAGACCCACAAAACTGTGCTAGAAGTAATCGAATCGTGCAGGATGGCGTGA